Proteins encoded by one window of Microbacterium testaceum:
- the pheT gene encoding phenylalanine--tRNA ligase subunit beta, which yields MRVPLSWLREYVDVPAEATPDDVLAALVSVGFEEEDVHRFELSGPIVVGEVKEFTPEPQSNGKTIRWCQVDVGAENGGVRGIVCGAGNFFEGDKVVVTLPGSVLPGPFPIAARKTYGHVSDGMIASAKELGLGSEHSGILRLIDLGIDAPVGTDAIGLLGLDDLAVEINVTPDRGYALSLRGVAREYSHATGADFRDPGLGHDEAAARTPSGFPITVADQAPIRGRRGATEFVARIVRDVDPSRPTPPWMITRLSLAGIRSLGVLVDITNYVMLELGQPLHGYDLDRLQGGITVRRAEQGEKLETLDGQVRTLNAEDLLITDESGPIGLAGVMGGGPTEMSDATRNVLIEAATFDQISIARTARRHKLPSEASRRFERGVDPLVPYVAAERVASLMVELAGGTLDTELGGSLGSTYRREAITLPAGFVPGLIGVEYTDDEIVSALRLIGCVVDEREGGWAVTAPSWRHDLSDKWTLAEEVARIEGYDRIPSVLPTPPSGRGLTDAQQGRRRVANALASAGFVETPSFPFTTEEQNALHGSPSGDPLPSVKLANPLDGLAPFLRRSLIPALLQVAHRNVSRGIVDLALFEAGTVFLPKPGMQYGTASVPPLAVRPDAATLTALDASIPPQRRHVAVLLTGHTVAKQPGQPAVAADLADAVDAVRVLTAAAGLDIELVQAQRAALHPGRTARVLSAGTDIGYVGELLPAVAAAADLPGRVLVAELDLDAMLELAQARPVAASLSGFPAATQDVSLTVPTDVAAGAVRAALIEGGAPLLEGARLVDDYRGPGLSEGTKSLTFALRFRADDRTLTAAEATEAKLAGVAVAAERFGAAIRD from the coding sequence ATGCGCGTCCCGCTCTCCTGGTTGCGCGAGTACGTCGACGTGCCCGCAGAGGCCACGCCCGACGACGTCCTCGCCGCCCTCGTCTCGGTCGGTTTCGAAGAAGAGGACGTGCACCGCTTCGAGCTGTCCGGTCCGATCGTCGTCGGCGAGGTGAAGGAGTTCACCCCCGAGCCCCAGTCCAACGGCAAGACCATCCGCTGGTGCCAGGTCGACGTCGGCGCCGAGAACGGGGGAGTGCGCGGCATCGTCTGCGGTGCCGGCAACTTCTTCGAGGGCGACAAGGTCGTGGTGACCCTGCCCGGTTCGGTGCTGCCCGGTCCCTTCCCGATCGCGGCCCGCAAGACTTATGGTCACGTGTCCGACGGCATGATCGCGTCGGCGAAGGAGCTGGGCCTGGGCAGCGAGCACAGCGGCATCCTGCGTCTGATCGATCTCGGGATCGACGCGCCGGTCGGAACGGATGCCATCGGACTGCTCGGTCTGGACGACCTCGCGGTCGAGATCAACGTCACCCCCGACCGCGGCTACGCCCTGTCGCTGCGCGGGGTCGCCCGTGAGTACTCGCACGCGACGGGAGCGGACTTCCGCGACCCGGGTCTCGGCCACGACGAGGCCGCGGCGCGCACGCCCTCGGGCTTCCCGATCACGGTCGCCGACCAGGCGCCCATCCGCGGCCGCCGCGGCGCCACCGAGTTCGTCGCGCGCATCGTCCGCGACGTCGACCCCTCGCGCCCGACGCCGCCGTGGATGATCACGCGCCTGTCGCTCGCCGGCATCCGCTCGCTCGGGGTGCTCGTCGACATCACCAACTACGTCATGCTCGAGCTCGGTCAGCCCCTCCACGGCTACGACCTCGACCGTCTGCAGGGTGGCATCACGGTGCGTCGAGCGGAGCAGGGCGAGAAGCTCGAAACCCTCGACGGGCAGGTGCGCACACTCAACGCCGAAGACCTCCTGATCACCGACGAGTCGGGACCGATCGGACTCGCCGGTGTGATGGGCGGCGGCCCCACCGAGATGAGCGACGCCACGCGTAACGTGCTGATCGAGGCGGCCACCTTCGACCAGATCTCGATCGCGCGCACAGCGCGTCGTCACAAGCTGCCCTCCGAGGCCTCGCGCCGTTTCGAGCGCGGCGTCGACCCGCTCGTCCCGTATGTGGCGGCCGAGCGTGTCGCCTCACTGATGGTCGAGCTCGCAGGCGGCACTCTCGACACCGAGCTGGGCGGGTCGCTCGGCTCGACGTACCGTCGCGAGGCGATCACGCTGCCCGCGGGCTTCGTCCCCGGTCTGATCGGCGTCGAGTACACCGACGACGAGATCGTCTCGGCCCTGCGCCTCATCGGCTGCGTGGTCGACGAGCGCGAGGGCGGCTGGGCGGTCACGGCACCGTCGTGGCGCCACGACCTCAGCGACAAGTGGACGCTCGCCGAAGAGGTGGCGCGTATCGAGGGCTACGACCGGATCCCGTCCGTCCTCCCGACGCCCCCGTCGGGCCGCGGGCTCACCGACGCACAACAGGGGCGCCGTCGCGTGGCGAACGCTCTGGCCTCGGCCGGCTTCGTCGAGACGCCGTCGTTCCCGTTCACCACCGAGGAGCAGAACGCCCTGCACGGCTCGCCGTCGGGTGATCCGCTCCCGAGCGTGAAGCTCGCGAACCCGCTCGACGGACTCGCTCCGTTCCTGCGCCGTTCGTTGATCCCCGCTCTGCTGCAGGTCGCGCATCGCAACGTCTCGCGCGGCATCGTCGATCTCGCGCTGTTTGAGGCCGGCACCGTCTTCCTCCCGAAGCCGGGCATGCAGTACGGCACCGCGTCGGTGCCGCCGCTGGCGGTGCGGCCGGATGCCGCGACCCTCACGGCCCTCGACGCGTCCATTCCGCCGCAGCGACGTCACGTGGCCGTTCTGCTGACCGGTCACACGGTCGCGAAGCAGCCGGGTCAGCCCGCGGTCGCGGCGGATCTCGCCGATGCCGTGGACGCCGTGCGCGTGTTGACCGCCGCCGCAGGACTCGACATCGAACTCGTGCAGGCGCAGCGTGCGGCGCTCCACCCGGGGCGCACGGCCCGTGTCCTTTCCGCGGGGACCGACATCGGCTACGTCGGCGAGCTGTTGCCGGCTGTCGCGGCCGCGGCGGACCTGCCCGGACGCGTTCTCGTGGCCGAGCTCGACCTCGACGCGATGCTCGAGCTGGCGCAGGCGCGCCCGGTTGCGGCATCCCTGTCGGGATTCCCGGCGGCCACCCAGGACGTGTCGTTGACGGTTCCGACCGACGTCGCCGCGGGTGCCGTGCGCGCCGCGCTGATCGAGGGGGGCGCCCCGCTGCTCGAGGGCGCCCGGCTCGTCGACGACTACCGCGGCCCCGGTCTCTCAGAGGGGACGAAGAGCCTGACGTTCGCGTTGCGGTTCCGTGCTGACGACCGCACCCTCACCGCGGCCGAGGCGACCGAGGCGAAGCTCGCCGGTGTCGCCGTGGCGGCAGAACGTTTCGGTGCGGCGATCCGCGACTGA
- the pheS gene encoding phenylalanine--tRNA ligase subunit alpha, which translates to MSDAPEITPEAVASAVDEALAAIAAAATTAELKSARSAHTGEQSSLAQLNAQMRNVAPDQKAAFGKLVGQARGRVNQALAAREGELAAAETAAQLEAERVDVTALPQRARVGARHPISLLQEQVSDIFVGMGWEIAEGPELEHEWFNFDALNFDVDHPARQMQDTFFVDPVARHLVLRTHTSPVQVRSMLERELPIYVLCPGRVYRTDEFDATHLPVFTQFEGLVIDKNITMAHLKGTLDHAARVLFGPEAKTRFRANFFPFTEPSAELDLWHPTFKGGARWIEWGGCGMVNPNVLRAAGIDPEEYSGFAFGMGIERTLMFRSDVQDMRDMAEGDVRFSEQFGMVV; encoded by the coding sequence GTGTCCGACGCACCCGAGATCACCCCTGAGGCCGTCGCCTCCGCGGTCGATGAGGCCCTTGCCGCCATCGCCGCCGCCGCGACCACGGCCGAGCTCAAGTCCGCCCGTTCCGCCCACACGGGGGAGCAGTCCTCCCTCGCCCAGCTGAACGCCCAGATGCGCAACGTCGCCCCCGACCAGAAGGCCGCCTTCGGCAAGCTCGTCGGACAGGCGCGCGGCCGGGTGAACCAGGCGCTCGCCGCCCGCGAGGGCGAGCTGGCCGCGGCCGAAACCGCGGCGCAGCTCGAGGCCGAACGGGTCGACGTCACGGCGCTGCCGCAGCGTGCGCGCGTCGGGGCACGGCATCCGATCTCGCTCCTGCAGGAGCAGGTGTCCGACATCTTCGTCGGCATGGGCTGGGAGATCGCAGAGGGCCCCGAGCTCGAGCACGAGTGGTTCAACTTCGACGCGCTCAACTTCGACGTGGATCACCCCGCGCGCCAGATGCAGGACACCTTCTTCGTCGACCCGGTCGCGCGTCACCTGGTTCTGCGCACGCACACGAGCCCCGTGCAGGTGCGGTCGATGCTCGAGCGCGAGCTGCCGATCTACGTGCTGTGCCCGGGGCGGGTGTACCGCACCGACGAGTTCGACGCGACGCACCTGCCGGTGTTCACCCAGTTCGAGGGCCTGGTCATCGACAAGAACATCACGATGGCGCACCTCAAGGGCACGCTCGACCACGCTGCGCGCGTGCTGTTCGGCCCCGAGGCCAAGACGCGCTTCCGCGCCAACTTCTTCCCCTTCACCGAGCCGAGCGCCGAGCTCGACCTGTGGCACCCCACCTTCAAGGGCGGGGCGCGCTGGATCGAGTGGGGCGGCTGCGGAATGGTGAACCCCAACGTGCTGCGGGCCGCGGGCATCGACCCCGAGGAGTACTCGGGCTTCGCCTTCGGCATGGGCATCGAGCGCACGCTCATGTTCCGCAGCGACGTGCAAGACATGCGCGACATGGCCGAGGGCGATGTCCGCTTCAGCGAGCAGTTCGGAATGGTGGTCTGA
- a CDS encoding amino acid ABC transporter permease: protein MSSSVLYDVPGPRAQVRNRILGVITLLVVAAVIGFVVWRFIDTGQFSAAKWNVFTYTAIWERFGQATLATLAAFAVAAVGALVLGFVLAIGRMSDHRWVRLPVGWVVEILRAVPVLVFMLLLYYGLPVIGIRMSSYWAVVIALILYNGSVLSEVIRAGVEALPRGQSEAGYAVGLRKAGVMRLILLPQAIRAMLPVIIAQLVVTLKDTALGFIITYPELLYFARLLGSNGEYGSPLIPAAMIASVIYVAMCLALSFAAHRVEVGLRRSPKAGGVAPAEPAGQTGTDTELIVAQRGLGKYDAGSGGGI, encoded by the coding sequence ATGAGCTCCTCCGTCCTCTATGACGTTCCGGGTCCGCGCGCGCAGGTGCGCAACCGCATCCTCGGCGTCATCACCCTCCTCGTCGTCGCCGCCGTCATCGGCTTCGTCGTTTGGCGTTTCATCGACACCGGGCAGTTCTCGGCGGCGAAGTGGAACGTCTTCACGTACACCGCGATCTGGGAGCGATTCGGGCAGGCGACCCTGGCCACTCTCGCGGCCTTCGCCGTCGCCGCCGTCGGTGCGCTCGTGCTGGGCTTCGTCCTCGCGATCGGGCGCATGTCCGACCACCGGTGGGTGCGTCTCCCCGTCGGCTGGGTCGTCGAGATCCTCCGCGCCGTCCCCGTCCTCGTCTTCATGCTGCTGCTGTACTACGGGCTCCCCGTCATCGGCATCCGCATGTCGTCGTACTGGGCCGTCGTCATCGCGTTGATCCTCTACAACGGCTCCGTGCTGTCCGAGGTCATCCGCGCCGGCGTCGAGGCGCTGCCCCGCGGCCAGAGCGAGGCAGGCTACGCGGTGGGTCTGCGCAAGGCCGGCGTGATGCGCCTCATCCTGCTTCCGCAGGCCATCCGCGCCATGCTCCCGGTGATCATCGCCCAGCTCGTGGTGACGCTGAAGGACACCGCCCTCGGCTTCATCATCACCTATCCCGAACTGCTGTACTTCGCGCGTCTGCTCGGCTCGAACGGCGAGTACGGATCACCGCTGATCCCCGCGGCCATGATCGCCAGCGTCATCTACGTCGCGATGTGTCTCGCGCTGTCGTTCGCCGCGCACCGCGTCGAGGTCGGCCTGCGCCGCTCGCCGAAGGCCGGGGGCGTCGCTCCCGCGGAGCCGGCGGGCCAGACCGGCACCGACACCGAGCTGATCGTCGCCCAGCGCGGCCTCGGCAAGTACGACGCGGGTAGCGGCGGCGGAATCTGA
- a CDS encoding amino acid ABC transporter permease, whose translation MNQIFDYPDLWAQALWGTVVLFVGGGLIALALGFIVAAMRVSPVPIARAVGAVYVNWIRNTPLTLVLFFFAFCVPLLIDVPRGSFLTLAVCGLGIYTATYVAETLRSGINTVPVGQAEAARALGLGFGQVMTLVVLPQATRSVIPPMMSVFIALLKNTTVAAGFSVVNLGNIRATMSENGENQLVTILLVMAVFVILVLLLAALQNAAEKKWKVVR comes from the coding sequence GTGAACCAGATTTTCGACTACCCCGACCTGTGGGCGCAGGCGCTCTGGGGAACGGTCGTGCTCTTCGTGGGCGGCGGCCTGATCGCGCTCGCACTCGGCTTCATCGTCGCGGCCATGCGCGTATCGCCCGTGCCCATCGCCCGGGCGGTCGGTGCGGTGTACGTCAACTGGATCCGGAACACGCCCCTCACGCTGGTGCTGTTCTTCTTCGCGTTCTGCGTCCCCCTGCTGATCGATGTCCCGCGCGGAAGCTTCCTGACGCTCGCCGTGTGCGGTCTCGGCATCTACACGGCGACCTACGTGGCCGAGACGCTGCGCTCCGGCATCAACACCGTGCCCGTCGGTCAGGCGGAGGCCGCACGCGCCCTCGGCCTCGGCTTCGGCCAGGTGATGACGCTCGTGGTCCTACCCCAGGCGACCCGTTCGGTCATCCCGCCGATGATGAGCGTCTTCATCGCCCTGCTCAAGAACACCACCGTGGCGGCCGGTTTCTCGGTGGTGAACCTCGGCAACATCCGCGCCACGATGAGCGAGAACGGCGAGAACCAGCTCGTCACCATCCTGTTGGTGATGGCGGTCTTCGTCATCCTGGTGCTGCTGCTCGCGGCCCTGCAGAACGCGGCCGAGAAGAAGTGGAAGGTCGTCCGATGA
- a CDS encoding glutamate ABC transporter substrate-binding protein yields MRKPRLLAGASIVAAGLLALTACNSGTPGAAPGSDGGSSDAPVYGAVATGVTIENSPTFDKIQSAGKIVIGVKEDQPGLGYLDPVTGERKGFDVDTARWIAASLGYDPADTSKVEYKAIASANREQAIINGDIDYYVGTYSITDKRKDQISFAGPYFLTGQGLLVAADNDTITGKDSLTAETTVCSVTGSTPIQRIREQTPAKVVEFDTYSQCVEKLKNGEVDAVTTDEAILLGYAAQDPDKLKIAGEPFSEERYGVGIAKGDTAFQEFVNTMFTDGGSTWEAIFEKNLGASGVKGEQPAVDPVS; encoded by the coding sequence ATGCGTAAACCTCGTCTTCTCGCCGGCGCGAGCATCGTCGCCGCCGGCCTGCTGGCCCTGACGGCCTGCAACAGCGGCACCCCGGGCGCGGCACCCGGTTCCGACGGCGGCAGCTCCGACGCTCCCGTCTACGGCGCGGTCGCAACCGGCGTCACGATCGAGAACAGCCCCACCTTCGACAAGATCCAGTCCGCGGGCAAGATCGTCATCGGCGTGAAGGAAGACCAGCCCGGTCTCGGCTACCTCGACCCCGTCACGGGGGAGCGCAAGGGCTTCGACGTCGACACCGCGCGCTGGATCGCCGCGTCGCTCGGCTACGACCCGGCCGACACCTCGAAGGTGGAGTACAAGGCCATCGCCTCGGCGAACCGCGAGCAGGCCATCATCAACGGCGACATCGACTACTACGTCGGCACCTACTCGATCACCGACAAGCGCAAGGACCAGATCTCCTTCGCCGGGCCCTACTTCCTGACCGGTCAGGGCCTGCTGGTCGCTGCCGACAACGACACCATCACCGGCAAGGACTCGCTCACGGCCGAGACCACCGTCTGCTCGGTGACCGGTTCGACGCCGATCCAGCGCATCCGTGAGCAGACTCCCGCCAAGGTCGTCGAGTTCGACACCTACTCGCAGTGCGTCGAGAAGCTGAAGAACGGCGAGGTCGACGCGGTCACGACCGACGAGGCCATCCTGCTCGGCTACGCCGCTCAGGACCCCGACAAGCTCAAGATCGCGGGCGAGCCCTTCAGCGAGGAGCGCTACGGCGTCGGCATCGCCAAGGGCGACACCGCTTTCCAGGAGTTCGTGAACACGATGTTCACCGACGGCGGCTCCACCTGGGAGGCCATCTTCGAGAAGAACCTCGGCGCCTCGGGCGTCAAGGGCGAGCAGCCGGCGGTCGACCCCGTCAGCTGA
- a CDS encoding amino acid ABC transporter ATP-binding protein, producing MASVPPKTEPLVVVADVQKHYGQFQALKDIDLTVDRGEVVVVIGPSGSGKSTLCRTINRLETITSGSITIDGKELPKEGKGLAELRADVGMVFQSFNLFAHLTILENVTLGPIKVRKMKKADAEKEARALLDRVGVGHQADKLPAQLSGGQQQRVAIARALAMKPKVMLFDEPTSALDPEMINEVLDVMVGLAKDGMTMIVVTHEMGFARKAANRVVFMADGQIVEQATPEQFFTHPESDRAKDFLSKLITH from the coding sequence ATGGCATCCGTTCCCCCGAAGACCGAGCCCCTGGTCGTCGTCGCCGACGTCCAGAAGCACTATGGGCAGTTCCAGGCTCTGAAAGACATCGACCTCACCGTCGACCGCGGAGAGGTCGTCGTGGTGATCGGCCCGTCGGGTTCCGGCAAGTCGACGCTGTGCCGCACTATCAACCGGCTCGAGACCATCACGAGCGGATCGATCACCATCGACGGCAAGGAGCTTCCCAAAGAGGGGAAGGGCCTGGCCGAACTGCGTGCCGATGTCGGCATGGTGTTCCAGTCGTTCAACCTCTTCGCGCACCTGACGATCCTCGAGAACGTCACGCTCGGGCCCATCAAGGTCCGCAAGATGAAGAAGGCGGATGCCGAGAAAGAGGCGCGCGCGCTTTTGGATCGCGTGGGCGTCGGCCACCAGGCCGACAAGCTCCCCGCCCAGCTCTCGGGCGGACAGCAGCAGCGTGTGGCGATCGCCCGCGCGCTGGCGATGAAGCCCAAGGTCATGCTCTTCGACGAGCCGACCTCGGCTCTCGACCCCGAGATGATCAACGAGGTGCTCGACGTGATGGTCGGCCTCGCCAAGGACGGCATGACGATGATCGTCGTCACGCACGAGATGGGCTTCGCACGCAAGGCCGCGAACCGCGTGGTGTTCATGGCCGACGGGCAGATCGTCGAGCAGGCGACCCCGGAGCAGTTCTTCACGCACCCCGAATCCGATCGCGCGAAGGACTTCCTCTCGAAGCTCATCACGCACTGA
- a CDS encoding TrmH family RNA methyltransferase has product MLENPRSPRVRAVAKLSKRAARQETGLFLLEGPQAAREALAWAPETVLEVYATPSALEKHTDVRDAAEQAGVDLQITTEAVLDAMADTVTPQGIVAVARQSPTALKDILAGEPRLIAICEEVRDPGNLGTIIRAADAAGADAVILTGRTVDPYNPKVVRSTTGSLFHLPVAVDLELADVVARAHEAGLRIVAADVEGTDFLASRELLSEPTAWLFGNEARGLDESALAQADLALRLPIYGRAESLNLATAASVCLYETAFAQRAR; this is encoded by the coding sequence GTGCTCGAGAACCCCCGTTCGCCGCGGGTGCGCGCCGTGGCCAAGCTCAGTAAGCGCGCCGCCCGCCAAGAGACAGGTCTGTTCCTGCTCGAGGGTCCGCAGGCCGCTCGCGAGGCGCTCGCGTGGGCGCCCGAGACCGTGCTGGAGGTCTACGCGACCCCGTCCGCCCTCGAGAAGCACACGGATGTGCGTGACGCTGCGGAGCAGGCGGGTGTCGATCTGCAGATCACCACCGAGGCGGTGCTCGACGCCATGGCCGATACCGTGACGCCCCAGGGCATCGTGGCGGTGGCCCGTCAATCGCCCACCGCGTTGAAGGACATCCTGGCGGGGGAGCCGCGCCTCATCGCGATCTGCGAAGAGGTGCGCGATCCCGGCAACCTGGGCACGATCATCAGGGCCGCGGATGCGGCGGGTGCCGACGCCGTGATCCTGACCGGCCGGACCGTGGACCCGTACAACCCGAAGGTCGTGCGCTCCACCACCGGCTCGCTCTTCCACCTGCCGGTCGCGGTCGATCTCGAGCTCGCTGATGTCGTCGCCCGCGCGCACGAGGCGGGCCTGCGCATCGTCGCCGCCGATGTCGAGGGCACCGACTTCCTGGCATCCCGAGAGCTGCTGTCGGAGCCGACGGCCTGGTTGTTCGGCAACGAGGCGCGGGGGCTCGACGAGTCCGCCCTCGCGCAGGCCGACCTCGCTCTGCGCCTGCCGATCTACGGTCGCGCCGAGTCTTTGAACCTGGCCACCGCGGCGAGTGTCTGCCTCTACGAGACGGCTTTCGCGCAGCGCGCGCGCTGA
- the rplT gene encoding 50S ribosomal protein L20, whose protein sequence is MARVKRAVNAHKKRRVILERASGYRGQRSRLYRKAKEQVTHSLVYAYRDRRKRKGDFRRLWIQRINAASRANGMTYNRFIQGLGLAGVQVDRRMLAELAVNEPAVFASLVATAKAALPTDVNAAKTA, encoded by the coding sequence ATGGCTAGAGTCAAGCGGGCAGTAAACGCCCACAAGAAGCGTCGCGTCATCCTGGAGCGCGCGTCCGGTTACCGCGGTCAGCGTTCGCGCCTGTACCGCAAGGCCAAGGAGCAGGTCACCCACTCCCTGGTCTACGCGTACCGTGACCGTCGCAAGCGCAAGGGCGACTTCCGTCGTCTGTGGATCCAGCGCATCAACGCCGCGTCGCGCGCCAACGGCATGACGTACAACCGCTTCATCCAGGGTCTCGGCCTCGCGGGTGTGCAGGTGGACCGTCGCATGCTCGCCGAGCTCGCCGTGAACGAGCCCGCCGTGTTCGCGTCGCTCGTCGCGACCGCGAAGGCTGCGCTGCCCACCGACGTCAACGCGGCGAAGACCGCGTAA
- the rpmI gene encoding 50S ribosomal protein L35, with protein sequence MPKQKTHSGAKKRFKLTGSGKLMKQQAGMRHNLEGKASKRTRRLNQEQVLAKGDSKVAKKLLGL encoded by the coding sequence ATGCCGAAGCAGAAGACCCACTCGGGCGCCAAGAAGCGCTTCAAGCTCACCGGTAGCGGCAAGCTCATGAAGCAGCAGGCCGGCATGCGCCACAACCTCGAGGGCAAGGCCTCCAAGCGCACCCGTCGCCTGAACCAGGAGCAGGTCCTGGCCAAGGGTGACTCCAAGGTCGCCAAGAAGCTCCTCGGCCTCTGA
- the infC gene encoding translation initiation factor IF-3, protein MKEEFRISDPRTNERIRVPEVRLVGPNGEQVGIVRIEAALRLAQEADLDLVEVAPSSKPPVVKIMDYGKFKYEAAQKAKETRRNQANTVLKEVRFRLKIEAHDYITKLKRAEGLLQAGDKVKAMILFRGREQSRPEQGVRLLRKFAEDVAEFGTVESNPTIDGRNMVMVVAPHKNKSEVKTEQNAQRTANREAARSAARGESAPTDEAAPASAE, encoded by the coding sequence ATGAAAGAGGAGTTCCGCATCAGCGATCCCCGCACCAACGAGCGCATCCGAGTCCCGGAGGTCCGTCTCGTCGGACCCAACGGCGAGCAGGTCGGCATCGTCCGAATCGAAGCTGCGCTGCGCCTGGCCCAGGAAGCGGACCTCGACTTGGTCGAGGTCGCGCCGAGCTCGAAGCCGCCCGTGGTCAAGATCATGGATTACGGCAAGTTCAAGTACGAGGCCGCTCAGAAGGCCAAAGAGACGCGTCGTAACCAGGCGAACACCGTCCTCAAAGAGGTCCGGTTCCGTCTGAAGATCGAGGCTCACGACTACATCACCAAGCTCAAGCGCGCCGAGGGGCTCCTGCAGGCGGGCGACAAGGTGAAGGCCATGATCCTGTTCCGCGGTCGCGAGCAGTCGCGTCCCGAGCAGGGTGTCCGTCTGCTCCGCAAGTTCGCCGAAGACGTCGCCGAGTTCGGCACCGTCGAGTCGAACCCCACGATCGACGGCCGCAACATGGTGATGGTGGTCGCCCCTCACAAGAACAAGTCCGAGGTCAAGACCGAGCAGAACGCGCAGCGCACGGCGAACCGTGAAGCCGCGCGGAGTGCCGCTCGAGGCGAATCGGCACCCACAGACGAAGCTGCCCCGGCGTCCGCCGAGTAA
- a CDS encoding DUF1844 domain-containing protein, whose translation MDTIPSDQPADDQGAHRHGAEDERLARWEEQERAASSATRDIADVPAVEVITTAAVHLMSAAAVKTGLADDPGQQLDLDEARKLINALAGLITAGAPEISDMHARSLRDGLRSLQLAFREASTIQDPIGKGPGEKWTGPVT comes from the coding sequence GTGGACACGATCCCCTCCGACCAGCCCGCCGACGACCAGGGCGCACACCGCCACGGAGCCGAGGACGAGCGCCTCGCCCGCTGGGAGGAACAGGAGCGCGCCGCGTCCTCCGCCACCCGCGACATTGCCGATGTCCCCGCCGTCGAAGTCATCACCACCGCGGCCGTCCACCTCATGAGCGCCGCCGCCGTGAAGACCGGACTCGCCGACGACCCCGGCCAGCAGCTCGACCTCGACGAGGCCCGCAAGCTCATCAACGCCCTCGCCGGACTCATCACCGCCGGAGCGCCGGAGATCAGCGACATGCACGCGCGTTCCCTGCGCGACGGCCTGCGGTCGCTGCAGCTGGCCTTCCGCGAGGCGTCGACGATTCAGGACCCGATCGGTAAGGGGCCGGGCGAGAAGTGGACGGGTCCCGTCACGTAG
- a CDS encoding SseB family protein: protein MSPDTDGPHDHAPGAHADSAGVPWEGRSFQANPHSGDDGSADPALLAALLAFRAGEGDARAIVDAYRDARLLIPLVADKGDHGVGAHGLEVDKTQELSIVTVAAPDGRKVLPVFTSVTALQTWDAAARPVPADGRRTALAAASDDTELIVIDPASETEFVIRRPAVWAIAQGETWEPAHTSPSIFTGLQESIAGELAVLDLAVESGDPTGRLRGPELVVHLQLMSGLEQEELDATLARLARRWSADDRIAVLVDSLTVKLHRSTEA from the coding sequence ATGTCGCCGGACACTGACGGTCCGCACGACCACGCCCCTGGAGCCCACGCGGATTCGGCGGGGGTTCCGTGGGAGGGCCGCAGCTTCCAGGCGAACCCGCATTCGGGTGACGACGGTTCGGCCGACCCCGCGCTGCTGGCCGCGCTCCTGGCGTTCCGCGCGGGCGAGGGGGACGCCCGCGCCATCGTCGACGCCTATCGCGATGCGCGTCTGCTGATCCCGCTGGTCGCCGACAAGGGCGACCACGGCGTCGGAGCGCACGGCCTCGAGGTCGACAAGACCCAGGAGTTGTCGATCGTGACGGTCGCCGCCCCCGACGGCCGCAAGGTGCTCCCGGTCTTCACGTCGGTGACGGCGCTGCAGACGTGGGATGCCGCCGCACGACCGGTGCCGGCCGACGGGCGGCGCACGGCACTGGCGGCGGCCTCGGACGACACCGAGCTCATCGTCATCGACCCTGCGTCCGAGACGGAGTTCGTGATCCGCCGCCCCGCCGTGTGGGCGATCGCGCAGGGCGAGACGTGGGAGCCCGCCCACACGTCGCCGTCGATCTTCACCGGCCTGCAGGAGAGCATCGCCGGAGAGCTGGCGGTCCTCGATCTCGCCGTCGAGTCGGGCGACCCCACCGGTCGTCTGCGCGGACCCGAGCTCGTCGTGCACCTGCAGCTCATGTCGGGCCTCGAGCAGGAGGAATTGGATGCCACGCTGGCGCGCCTCGCCCGGCGCTGGTCGGCGGACGATCGCATCGCCGTCCTCGTGGACTCCCTGACGGTCAAGCTCCACCGCAGCACGGAGGCCTGA